The genome window TTCGATGAAAGAGCAGGGATTGCTGTTTTGATAATGATGCTCCCACAGCGCGACGTACTCTTCGCCGCCGATTTCGATGATGCCCTTGTCATCGTGGATGGGATTGACGGTGACGAAGAAACCCAGACGCCGCAGCTCGGCCAGCGTTTCCGGGAAATGACCTTTGGAATTTTCGCACAGCACGAGATTGACGTGCACATCGAACTTGGCCAGCCGGCGCAGCCGCTGCAGCTTGGGCAGGATTGACTTCATGGATTTTTGAATGTACCGGCTCGTGTCGGGCATGAGCGCATCGATGCTCACTTGCATGTTGCTCAGTCCCGCTTCGTTCAGCGCCGCAATGATTTTGTCGGTGAGCAGAAAGCCGTTGGTGGTGACCGAGACTTGCGCGTCGTGGTTGGCGTAGGCCACGAGGTCCGCGAGCCGGGGATGCAGCAGCGGCTCGCCGCCCAAAAGCGTGATGTTGATAACCTTCAAGCGATGCAGGGCATCGATGCGGGCTTTGAGCACTTCAAATGGTATCGGCGGGGAAAAATTGTCGTATTCGGTGCAATAACCGCAGCTCAAGTTGCAGCGCCGCGTCACGATCAACTGCGCCTGAATCGGTGCCTTGAACAACAGCGCGCGCGCCAGCGCTCGCAGCGGATTCTTGACACGCATGAGCAGTGCCTCCCTGGCTGGTGAGATTCGTTGTGGTTTGCTTTCCGCCCGCGGATTCCTTTCTCGCGCGTTGCGGGTTGGGCATAATGTTGATTCTAGAGGTAAAGTGCAACGGCAAAATACCCGCCAGCCGTTCCGCGGCCACACTGCCCGCGAGGGATGCTGAGCCCCCGGCTGCCGCGACGGCCCGGACTGGTCCTCCGTTCAGCCGGCACCGCAACATTCACGCATTGGCAACCGCCGCTTCATTCTGCCTTGATTTCGCCGGATTATGTTGGAGTGATGGAATACCAGGAGC of bacterium contains these proteins:
- a CDS encoding radical SAM protein is translated as MRVKNPLRALARALLFKAPIQAQLIVTRRCNLSCGYCTEYDNFSPPIPFEVLKARIDALHRLKVINITLLGGEPLLHPRLADLVAYANHDAQVSVTTNGFLLTDKIIAALNEAGLSNMQVSIDALMPDTSRYIQKSMKSILPKLQRLRRLAKFDVHVNLVLCENSKGHFPETLAELRRLGFFVTVNPIHDDKGIIEIGGEEYVALWEHHYQNSNPCSFIEYDYGKRLLQGEQPEWQCRAGARSLYVDEFGNVQFCHAQRGRLDKPVLEYTRADVAAHYNTAKGCEKGCAILCVYRDSYLDNAPLGMVKATYRLLRRGGVSRANLDDSHPLPDPEASPAPTGALATVGD